The nucleotide window ATCGTCGATTTCTTCAAAATGCCTTCGTTGTCGGACGATCCGTTTTGGCGTCGAGTCGAGTTTTGCGGCCAAGAGGCCATCGACGAGGCATTGGCAGAAGGCCGTGGATTGTTGTTTGTAACCGGGCATTTTGGCGCATGGGAGATTATGGGTTCGGCCATGGCCCGTCTGGGCTATGACTTTAGCGTCGTGGCGCGCGATACAAACGACGAAGAGACGACCGACTTGGTCAATCAGACGCGGGAGAAAGCGGGCATGTCGGTACACGCTCGCGGCAATGCGGCGCGATTCATCTTGAGCAAGCTCAAGGCCAACAAGGTGATCGGTATTGTTCCCGATCAGAACGCAGGAGATGCGTTTATCACTTTCTTTGGACATCCTGTAGGTACAGTGGTGGGTCCCGCTGTAATGTCGTTGCGAACCGGCGCGGCTATTGTAACGGCGTTTGCAATCCGCAAGCCCGACGGATCGATCAGAGTGGAGGCTGAGCGGATGGTTTTGGGAGCAGACGAACGGGCGATCATGCAGTCGATTCACGACGCGATTGAGAGGTATGCGCGAGCATACCCGGACCAATATTTGTGGATTCACGATCGGTGGAAGTCGGCGCGACAGGCTGGGATGCTGGGTTAATAGGGGGCTACAAATGAAAGAAGGCCAGTCCCTGGCCTTCATAAAGCTGCGGATTTTCCTTTGGATCCTCCCCAGCAGCGCGCCATCCTTAGCGTTGACGACACTATACCCTATGGGATTTCGGTTTGTCAACCCCTACGGGTAGCGTCGATAGTCGGACGTATTGGGTCATGGCGCGGTTACAGTCGGTATACTCCGGCAGATATGGCAAACCGACTGTCAGACGAGAAAAGCCCTTACCTCTTGCAACACGCGCACAACCCGATCGACTGGATGCCGTGGGGCGATGAGGCGTTTGAGAAAGCCCGCGCAGAGCGGAAGCCGATCTTTCTGTCCGTCGGCTATGCGGCCTGCCATTGGTGCCATGTGATGGAGCGCGAATCGTTTGAAAGCGAAGAGATTGCGCGGATATTGAACGAGCGATTTGTGTCGATCAAGGTCGATCGCGAGGAGCGGCCCGACGTTGACGAGGTTTATATGACCGCGGTGCAACTCATCACAAGGCGAGGCGGATGGCCGATGTCGGTGTTTTTGATGCCGGACGGCGATCCGTTCTATGCGGGCACCTACTTTCCGCCGGACGTTTTCAAGACTGTGCTGACGAACGTGGTGGCCGCCTTTGATCGGGACTACTTGGCGCTGAAGAAAGAAGCAAGCGCAGTGGCCGAGGCTGTGCGCTCTGCGCTCAACTTTAAGGCTTCGGAAGTCAAAGGCGAGCCGGACATTCGTGTTTTGGCGAACTATTTGGAGCAGACTCAGCGAACTTTTGATTGGGAGCACGGAGGGTTTGGCGGCGCGCCCAAGTTTCCTCCTGGCATGGCGCTGCCCCTGCTCTTGTGGGTCGCGCAGTCATCCGAACAGCCGGTCGCGCTACAAATGGCGCTGAAGACGCTTCGCGAGATGGCTCTGGGCGGATTTCACGATCTGGTCGGAGGCGGGTTTCATCGGTACTCGACCGACCGGGGTTGGTTTGTGCCTCATTTTGAGAAGATGCTGACCGACAATGCGCTTTTGATTCGAGCCTATGCGGAGGCTTGGTCGATAACGGGCGAGCCTGTCTTTCGCCTTGTTGCAGAGGCTGCGGCCGATTGGGCTTTGCGGGAGATGCGCTTGAGAGAGGGCGCGTTCGCCTGTTCGATCGACGCGGACAGCGAGGGCGAAGAGGGTCGGTTTTATACTTGGACGGTGGATGAAATTCGCGAGGTCTTGCCCGACGATAGCGCGATTCCGTTCTGCAAGGCGTTTGGCGCTTTGAAGGAGGGAAATTATCTGGAAGAGGCGACTGGCGAAGCGACCGGGCGCAATATCCTGAGGGCTGAGAGTTTTGAGGCGCTGCCGTCCTTCATGTCGGAACGAAGGGCTTTATTGGAGGCTCGGGATAGAAGGCCGCGGCCTTTGTTGGACGATAAAGCGCTGACCGGCTGGAACGGTTTGATGATCGGCGCATTGGCCTATGCGGGCGGGGCGTTCGACCGTACTGATTACATCGATGCGGCCCAGTTGGCTGCCGACTTTGTCTGGCAGACTATGAAGGTTGAGAACGGCTTGCTTCGCCGTTATCGGGATGGCGAGGCGGGGATTTCGGCGTTCCTGGAAGATTACGCGCTGTTTGGCGGCGGACTGGTGGCATTGGCGGCAGTTACGAAGGATTTGGACTATCTGCGTCGTGCTGAGACATTGGCCGATGAGATGATCGAACAGTTTGCCGATACCGAACATGGCGGTTTTTTCAATGCCGGATCGGCGAACGAGACTTTGATCGCACGTTCCAAGGCGGCTCACGATTCGGCTTTGCCTTGCGGCAACGGAGCGGCGACGATGTTCTTGGCGCATCTGGCGCTGGTTACCGACGAGCCGCGCTATCGTCAGCTGGCATTGGAAGCGGCGGGGTCGGTCTGGAATCTGATCCTAGCGTCTCCGCAGGGAAGCGAAAGCCTGTTGTATGCGCTGGCGATGTTGCAGCAAGGAGGGGTGGAGATTCAGGAGGCTGTGCCCGTGCCCCAACTGGAAGGCGGCGTCATCGCGCCAAACGTGCGATTGGAACCGGACGCAATCGTGTTGGAGCTTCTGATCTCAGAAGGATGGCGGGTTTATGCGCCGGGACATGCGCCGCCTAACATGACGCCGTTGCAGGCGACCTTCTCGACCGATTTGCCGTTGGAGTTGCAGCCAGCGGTCATGCCGCTGGCCCAGCGCGAGGGGGATTTCGCGGTCTATAAGGGCGAGTTGGCCATACGCGCGCCCTTTGCCGTTGCGACGGATGCTAATGTCGGCGAAGGCCGCATTCTGATCGAATTGACCTACCAAGCCTGTAGCGATAACGCCTGCCTTGCACCGTTGACGCTAAACTTGGTGACAAGGGTTGCGATTGGAGAGTAGCGCTCCTCACATCTTATGGATACAGTGCCCGGCGGCGTCGTGGAAGGCTTCCATCAGCGCTTCGGTCAGCGTCGGGTGCGGGTGGATCGTCTCGGCCAGATCGTCCAAAGTCGCCTCTAACTTGATGGCCAACACCGCCTCCTGAAGCAGGTCGCTAGCGTGAGGGCCGCAGATGTGCGCGCCGAGAATTTCGCCGTATTTAGAATCGGCGATCACCTTGACGATGCCGCCTCGCTCGTTGACCGCCATCGCCCGACCTAGCGAGCCCGGTTGAAACTTGCCGATGCGCAGGTCGTAGCCTTGCTCTTTGGCCTCTTTCTCGGTCAGCCCAACGCTGGCAATTTCTGGCACGGTGTAGACGACGTTGGGCACGGCTTTGTAGTCCATCTGTCGGCTTAAGCCGTAGCAGTTCTCAGCAGCGAAGATGCCTTCCATCGAGGCCACGTGCGCCAGTTGGATGCGGCCGGTGCAGTCGCCGATCGCGAACACGTTGGCTATGTTGGTGCGCATAAAGGGATCGACTTCGATGCCGCGCTGGTGGGTTTTGATGCCGAGCTCTTCAAGCCCTATGTTCTCGATGTTCGGCTTGCGGCCGACGCCCAACAGGACCAACTCGGCTTCGAGCATCTCGACGCCTTTGCCGGTTTCGATTTGAAGCTGCCACTGGCCTTTGACCCTCTCGGCGGACTTGGCCGATGCGCCGGTCATGATTTTGATGCCTTGGCGAGAGAGCTGTCGCTCGGCCTCTTTGGCAATGTCGGCGTCCATGGTGGGCACGATCTGATCCATCAGTTCCAGGACGACCACTTTTGAGCCCATGGCGTTGAAGACGTAGGCGAACTCAAGGCCGACCGCGCCGCCGCCGATGATAATCATCGACTTGGGCACAAAGGGCGCGTTGACCGCGTCGTCGCTGGTCCAGACGTTCTCGCCGTCCAAGCCCGGAATTGGAAGCTTGATCGCTCTAGAGCCGGTCGCGATGATGATGTTTTTGGCCGTTATCGCACGCTTGCCGCCTTTGTCGTCGATCACTTCGATCGTGTTGGGATCGACCAATTTGCCCGTACCGCCGATGTGTTCGATCTTATGTTTCTTAAAGAGGTTGGCGATGCCGCCGCGCAGGGTGGTTACGACTTTCTCCTTCCGGGCTTGCATTGCGGCAAAGTCGTAGCCAACGTCGCCATTGACCTGGACGCCCATGTCTTTGGCGTGCAAAACGTGCTGATACCGCTCGGCGTTGGCGATCATGACCTTGCTGGGGATACAGCCCCAGTTGAGGCAGGTGCCGCCTAAGAACTCCTTTTCGATGCAGCCTACTTTTCCGCCCATCTCGGCGGATAGTTGTCCGGCGCGGATGGCGGCGACGTATCCGCCCGGCCCGGCGCCTAAGACGATGGTTTCAAACTCATATGATGAACTCGACATTCGAGTCGCCTCCTCGGGTTGTGCGATGGAATCGATCTGCCCGATTAGAATGGGGTTGACGTCGGTTGTCAAAGCCCCTTCGATCATGGGGCTTCGGACAAGGGTTTGGTTCGATTCCATCGCGATTGGTTTGCTGGTGCCCGGGGCGGGACTCGAACCCGCACGGGCAAAGCCCAGGGGATTTTAAGTCCACCGCGTCTGCCATTCCGCCACCCGGGCCAGATCAGCAGATTTAGTATACCTATGGGCGATTAAACGGCGCCCAGGCCGCGATCCAAGTCCCAAATCAAGTCGTCAAGCGTCTCCAATCCGATGGACAGTCGGATCAGTTCGGGGCCAACGCCGCACATTTCGAGTTCTTCGTTCGAAAGTTGCTGATGGGTGGTGGAGGCGGGGTGAATGACGAGGCTCTTGGCATCGCCCACGTTGGCCAGGTGGCTGAAGAGCTGCAGGTTGTGGATGAAGCGTTTGCCGGCCTCCCGCGGTTCGTTCGATTTGAGGCCGAAGGCAAAGATCGAGCCGGCGCCTTTGGGCAGATAGTTTTGCGCTTTGGCGTAATCGGGATGGCTGGGCAATCCGGCATAGGAGACCCACGCGACTTTGGGATGTTCGCTGAGCCATTTGGCCACGGCGACGGCATTTTGGACGTGCCGATCCATGCGGATGGAAAGCGTCTCCAGCCCGAGCAGCAAGAGAAAGGCATTAAAGGGCGATAGGCAGGCGCCCGTATCGCGCAGCGTCTCTGCCCGTGCCTTCATTAGGAAGCCGTAGTGTCCAAACGTCTCATAAAACTTTAGGCCATGATAGGAAGCGGACGGCTCTGAAATGGTCGGGTAGCTGGAATAGTCGAACTGGCCCGATTCGGCCAGCACGCCTGCGATCGCCGCGCCGTGTCCGCCTATGAACTTGGTGGCGGAGTGGACGACGATGGTGGCGCCGTGCTCGATAGGTCGGCATAGCCAAGGGGTGGCAAAGGTGTTATCGACGATCAGCGGGATGCGATGGGCGTCGGCGATGTCCGCGACAGTGCGAATGTCGAGAATGGCGCCTTGGGGGTTGCCGATGGTCTCGCCATATAGGGCGCGGGTGTTGGGCTTGATCGCCGCTTCCCAAGCGGAGAGGTCTCCCGGATCGACGAAGGTCGTTTCGATGCTCAACTTTTTGAGGGTGTGTACAAACTGGGTGTAGGTGCCGCCATAGAGCTTGGAGGAGGCGACCAGGTGGTCGCCGGGCTGCATAAGAGTCATGACGGCGGCCAGTTGCGCCGCCATGCCGCTAGCGGTCGCTACCGCTCCTGCGGCGCCCTCCAGCGCGGCTATGCGCTCTTCGAAGACGGCTGTCGTCGGATTGTTGATCCGAGTGTAGATATTGCCGTACTGTTTGAGTTCGAAGAGCTGGGCGGCGTAGTCGGCGTCTGGGAAGACGTAGGAAGTGGTTTGGTAGATGGGCGCTGCGCGGGCGCCGGTGGCTCCGTCGGGAATCTGCCCGGCGTGAAGCATCCGAGTTTCAAATCCAAACTCTCGCCGGTCGCTCATCGTTGGCTATTATACTCAGGGTATGATTCGAGTCCCGAAATGAGCGTCATAGACCGCGTCTTGCCCCATTACGAGGATGCCGAGCTGAGCGCATTGGGCGCGATGATGCTGGACATGCACGCGGCCGAGGCGCTCTCGCACATGCTGCAGCCCGATGATTTCTATGCTCCCCGTCATCGCGTCTTGTTTAACGCAATTCAGGAGCTGACGCGACGGAGCGACGCAGTGGACCTCGTTACCGTTCGCGCCCAGTTGGAGCGGCAGGACTCGTTGGAAGATGCGGGCGGCTTGGCCTATCTGGCCCATGTGGCCGACTACACTCCCAGCGCATCGAACGCAGAGCATTACGGCCGCCTGGTGAAGGAGGCTTCGATCCTGCGAAGGCTCTACTTCGCTTCGCAAGAGATTTCGAAAATCGTCTTTCAGTCGGAACTGACGGCGAAAGATGCCGTGGACCAGGCCGAACAGTTGGTTTTCGACGTAGCCTCCGAGAAGGACGACCAGAAGCTGGAGTCGGTGGGCGCGCTGTTGACGCCCGCAATGGATCAGATCGAACTGATTCAAAAATCTGGTCGCGGGATGATGGGGCTGCCCACAGGTTTTCGCGATCTGGATCGGATGACCGCCGGTCTGATGAACGGCGATCTGATCATCATCGCGGCACGCCCTAGTATGGGAAAGACCAGCCTGGCGCTCAACATTGCAGAGAACATTGCCCACAGCGGCGAGGTAGCGGTCGCTCTCTTTAGTCTCGAAATGTCCAAGGAGCAGTTGGTTACGAGGTTATTGTGCGCTGAGGCCAAAGTCAATTCGCAGCGCATACGTCTGGGGGCCATCAGCGACAGCGATTGGACGAAGCTGACCAAGGCGTGCAACCGCTTGGATCGAGCGCCGCTTTACATTGACGACACCCCTGCAGCGACAATGTTCGATATTCGAGCAAAGTGCCGGAGGTTGAGAGACGAAAAGCCGTTGGGCCTGGTCGTTATCGACTACTTGCAGCTCATGTCCACGGCCAATCGGTCCGAGAATCGCAATCAAGAGATTGCGGAGATTGCGCGCGGGCTCAAGGCTTTCGCGCGCGACTTTAAGACTCCTGTGATCGCCCTTTCTCAACTGAGTCGAGCCATAGAAAAGCGCACCAGCAACGAGCCCTTGCTATCCGACCTGCGCGAGAGCGGCGCGATTGAGGCAGAAGCCGACGTCGTGATGTTCATTCATCGCGATCTGTACTACGACAAGAAGGAGGCCCAAGACGAGGAACCGGTCGAAGGTCACGACCGCACCGAAACGGCCGACATCATCATCGCCAAACAGCGCAACGGTCCGACGGGCAAGGTGCGCATTGGCTTTCAGCCTGACTACACCAAGTTTGTAACGCTGGAGCGCAGCACGCCGCCAGACGACGACTATTAGTGCCGCAGCATCTGGCGCAGTTCCGACTGGATGCCTGCGTAGTTGAGGGCGTCTTCCTCGGTGATCAAGCCCGTTCGAACGTACTTGTGCAGGCACTGGTTCATCGTCTGCATTCCCCAGAAACTGCCCTCTGCGATCGCGCGATAGATCTCGCCAAAGTGGGCGTCCTCGATCAGTTTGGCGATGGTCGGCGTGTTGATCATGATCTCGATAGCGGCGATTCGGCCTTTGCCGCCGGAGCGCGGCACGAGTTTTTGCGCCATAACGGCTCTGAGGGAGTTTGACAGTCGTTCGGCCACCAGCTTCTTGTCTTGGGGCGGGAACATGTTGACGATTCGGTCCAGGGTTTCCGCAGCGCTGGGCGTGTGGACCGTAGAGAAGACGAAGTGGCCCGTTTCGGCGGCTTGCAGACAGGTCTGCATCGTTTCTGGGTCGCGCATTTCGCCGATCAGGATGATGTCCGGGCTTTCTCGCACCACGTATCGAAGCGCGTCGAGAAACGATTCGCAGTCGATGCCGACCTCGCGCTGGCTGACGATGCTGAGCTTATCGTCGTGCACAAATTCGATCGGGTCTTCGATCGTTACGATATGGGACTTGCGAACGTCGTTGATGCGGTCGATCATGGCCGCCAGCGTGGTCGATTTTCCGCATCCCGTCGGCCCGGTGATCAGCACCAACCCTTGTCGCACTCTGCAGAGCCCGTCCAGAGTTTTGGGCGTTTGGGGGTCTTCCGGCCAAAGTTCCTCCAATTGAGGCTTATTGATCGGAATCAGACGAAAGACGCCGGAGACGGTGCCGCGCTGCTGATAGACGTTGGCGCGCACGCGGCAAGCGTCGGCTACGGCAAAGGCCAAGTCGATGGAGAGACGGTGTTCAAAGCGCGCGATCTGTTCGTGCGACATCATGCTAAAGCAGAGGTCGCGGGATTCCGATGGCGACAGCGTCTCCAAGCCCTCGAACGGTTGAATTTTTCCATCCAATCGAATGGTCGGGGGGCCATAGGCTTTGATGAAAATGTCCGACGCTTTCAGTTCAAAGGCTCTCAACACCAGTTCTTCCATCGTTACCATTGATCGTAAGTCTCCTATTGACGGGATTTTTCTGGGGCTATCGCGTTCGAATGCAGTTTTCGCCGCATTGTGGCATAGACGGCGATTGAAACGACCGTCGCGACGACAAAGCTGGCGAAAATCCCCGCCCAGAGGTAAGGAGAAGGCTGAGTCTGCCGGGCGGGGGGGGGCGGCGGTTCTTTTGGCGCGAGTTTCGGAATAGTCAGAGCTGCCGGGTCGTGAGCCTTGAGCCTTATAAAGAACTCCCATGCGCCTGGTTGTATCGTCGATCGCATGGAGAGCGAATCGGAATCAAATTGCAACGGGCCGGCATAGGCAACGGTTGCGGCCGGCAGCGCGATGATCCGAAGGGTGTCGTATTCGGCAAAAGCGGCCAAAATGGGATCGAGCCAAGCGGCGCCGGCGGTGGTGTCGATCAGTCCGGATGCCTGCGCTTCGACGACGGTCAAGTAGTCGGAAGGTTTGGGATTGTTGGCTAGAGTGCGCTCTTGCGACTTGACGTTAGTCAATGTCATGCCCGCTTTGTCTCCCATGGCTTTCGCATGGCGATCGACCGTTTCTCTGTCGGCTTTGAAGGCATAGGTCCAGGTAACGACTTCGGAACCGTTGCCCTGAGGCATGACGAGCAGTACGACGTCCGGCTTTGTAGACAGCGAAGGTTCGTCTTGGGAGAATGCGCATTGGCAGACCAAGATTGCAGCCATCATTGTCGAGCCAAGAACGCCGCGCATAGCGCTCTATTGTACCTGCGCCTTTTTGGGGCCGCCTATCAGCGCTCGGCTCAAGTCATCGGCTGTAAAGCCAAAACCCGGCGTCTTTGCCAGGTTTTGGCCGATTTTGGCGTGATGCCAGGCGCCTGCGATTGCGGCATTTAACGGCGAGAGGCCTTGCGCCAAGAGACCGCCTATCAGCCCCGCAAGAACGTCGCCCGAGCCTGCCGTGGCTAATGCCGGTTCTGAGACTGGGATCGCGAACAGTTCGTCGCCTTGGGCGACCAGCGTGCAGGCGCCTTTGAGCACGACGACGGCGTTGAACGCTCGAGCGAGTTCTTTTGCAGCCTGCATACGGTCGGACTGGATCTGCTCGACCGTTTTCTTAAGGAGTCTGGCTGCCTCGCCAGGATGCGGCGTTAGGACGGCGTTCGACATCAGATCGATCGGCGGTTTCTCTGCCAGCGCATTGAGGCCGTCGGCATCGATCGCCTTTGGGGCAGAGATTGCTTCAATGAGACTTCTGGCAAACGCTCTCGCCTTGTCGCTCTCGCCCAATCCGGGACCGATGATCGCCGCGTCTGTGTTCGCATCGAATGGGTCTTCAAGACTTTTCGTCATCAGTTCCGGGTAGTAGGCGGCTGTAACCGATCGTGTTTCGGAGGGCACGAACAGCGTTACCAACCCAGCGCCCGAGCGCAAGGCGGAGATGCCGCTGAGCGCGGGAGCGCCCGGCATAGAGGCGCTGCCTCCAAAAACGCATACCCGCCCTCGATGGCCCTTGTGAGCATCGGGCGAATGCAGAGGCCACAGATCGCTGGCATCGAGGACGACGCTCGCGATGCGCTCATCTTGGGTTGGCGCTGCAAGGCCGATGTCGGCGATTAAGGCGCGGCCACAGTGAGACGGTCCGTTTTGAAGATACAATCCCGATTTCGGCAGGCCCAAGGCAACTGTGATGTCGGCTCGTACGATTTCGCCTAGACTGGCTCCTGTGTCGGCGTCTAAGCCGGATGGGAGATCGACCGCAATGACAGGTTTGCCGCTTTGGTTGACAGCGCGAACCGCTTCGGCATAGACAGAAGCGAGGCTGCCGCGGGCGCCCGTGCCGAGGAGGCCGTCGATAATCAAACAATAGTCCGAGAGCGGCCCTATGCCTTGCCGAATCTCTACGCCAGCACACTGAGCGCGCTCGAGCTGAATTGTCGCGTCGTCCGACAGATCGATAGGAGCCGCGATCAAGAAAGCGGTCGTATCGGCGCCGCGCTGTTTCAACAGTCGAAGGGCGACCAAGGCGTCGCCGCCGTTGTTTCCCTTGCCGCAGATGGCTGCTACGGGTCCGATGGTTATCAGTTCGAGGGCCGCGCCTGCTACCGCTTCGCCCGCGCGCTCCATCAAGTCAAGCGAGGAGACGCTCGTCATGGCGGCTCGTTCCAGCAGCCGCATCTGTTCTGCCGTTACGATCGGTATAGATCGCATGTTTGGGATTGTACCTATCAAAGAAAGAAAGCTCGGTCGGAGCGGTTGCCCCGACCGAGCCGGAGGACTTAGACGCACAAGGCCTGGGTGCTACCAGTTTCGAAGAACGATGTCGGGGCCCAAGGGCGGGCAGTCCCAATCGTCCGGATAGCTAGCCGAACCGGTCTTTCGAAGGTGCACGCCGTACCAGACCACGAGGTTCTGGTTGACCGTGCTCTCTCGATTGGCGAAGCTATCGATCTTGATTTGCGTGCCGCTCTGTCCGGTGCCGCTGTCGTCGATCTGCTGATCGGTAGTGCCGTTGCCGGCATATCGAAGCACCCAGAGGTCGCCCTTGCCATAGTCGACGGGGCTGGTGCCTGGCCAGTTGGTGTAGCCGTCCTTCTCGTTCGGGATGATCTCGGCCACTTCGCCGCTGGCGGTGTTGCGCACTCGCCAGCGCCGGTCGACGCCTGGCCGCCGAAATCGCTTGCTCTCCATTCGGATCAGATCCCATCGAGCGCGCGGGTCGCGGGTAGGGTTGTCAATCTCCTCGACCACGTGGTCGGCTGTGCCGTTCAGGTCAAAGTCAAGTCGCCAATAGGCGTGGTGGGTTCGACCCGAGCAGACGCACGACTGCATGGTGTAGCCATACTTAAAGCGCGGTCGGATGATGCCGTCGCGATGGAAGCGCCACTCCATGATGTAGCGGTACCAACCAGCGGAGCACTCGCACATCATCACCAGTTCGTTGCCGCTTTCATAAACGCCGACTCCGGTGAAGTTGCCTGCATCGTTCCGCACGTCGCAAATATTGGTCGAGGGGTTGTTCGACCAGCGGTAGCCTGGACCTAAGTCTGTGCCCGTGGCGGTGATACAGTTCTCGTTGTACATCCAGTCTCGGTAGGGTCCGCAGGCGTTGCCGTCGTAGTAGACGTTCAGTACGGGCAGTCCGCCTCGCTTGAGCACGCGCTTGCCCATATAATCGACCGAGAAGATCTCTATCCCGCTTCCGCTGCCTCCCGAGGAGGACGACGGTCGCGTGGTATTGATGCGCCAGACGGGATTGCCGGTGGGCCACTCGATCCAGATGTTGCCAGCCAGGCCTCGGCCGTTCGATCCGCACGCGCTGGACGGCGCGCCGCACGCCATGATGAAGGCATCGCCAAACTCCACCGTATTGTTGACCAGATCGACCCAATAGACCGCATGATCGGGGTTGCCGGACAGGATGCCAGCGTCGTTAAAGTGCACGATGACCGAAACGGTTCGGTTGACGGGAGGCTTGCCGCCGATGGGCATTGCGTCAAATCTACGCTTGACTCCGGGCTCGGCGACGTAGTCGAGAACCGAAGGCATTCCTCTCGATGTCGTCGCGCGGCCTGTGCGGAGCGGCTCGCCAAACTTAGGATGCTGTCGGACGATCTCGACGGCATGGAGGTGCTCCTCCCAGCTCGATTCGGGCTGATGCTCCATGCGCTTGACTTCGACGTTTCGAGCGCGGGGGAAATCCGCCATGACCTCGAGGGGCTCGTTGCGGTCGTAATTGTAAATCTGTAGCCGATAGGCGCCGGGCGTAACCGGCAGTCCATTGCGGTCGAACGTCATTTCGGGGATGATCTGCACCACCCGATAGCGAGCGTTCTCTAAAGACTTCAGTTTGGGATGTCGCACAATGCCTGCGACGAAGTCCTCGATCATTCGGTCGGTTACTTCATAAGCCAGACCTGCCGAGATAGTTGTGCCGCGCACTGGCATCAAGTTTTCGCCAGTGGGGCGCAACGGCAACCGCATCGGGTTCTCGGTTTTCAAACCTTGCAACGCCCTGTACATCCGTTTCATCGGTGTAGTATCCTCCTGCTTTCATTGCGACCGCAACAGGCCGCGTAGTCTAATTATGGCCTATCGGCCGGGTTTGACCGGCAAATGGCGGCTTAAGGCCGCCCAGCCCATAGTATATTATACGGCGCTTTTGCAACGGTTCGGCTTCCGAGACGGCAGGAAATCTTGGCAGGCGCCGAAAATAAGAGTCCTGTTGGAGGATCTATGCGATCGACATTACTGATTTTGAGCCTATGGGCCGCCTTGGGCGCAGGGTCTCAAGAATTGGACGAATACATAAAGGAAAGACAGTCGAAGGGCGTGAAGGGCCTGACGACATCGGCCGCTATCGACGTTCTGGCGGGCAGTTGCACGATCGAAGTCGAAGGCATTGTTCAAGGCACCGTTTCTTGCGACGGCGCAATCTCAGTGCTGCTTAAGACGTCGGACGGGAAGAGCGTAAGCCTTCAATGCGCCCAGTGGCCGGAGTGGGCCGGGGTTGGTCGAACGCCTGTACGGGTCATTGTCCAATTCGATCGCGAGAACGAGATCGTGGCGCCTAGCTATCGGGCCCTGGCAGTGGCCGTCGCAAGC belongs to Armatimonadota bacterium and includes:
- a CDS encoding PilT/PilU family type 4a pilus ATPase is translated as MVTMEELVLRAFELKASDIFIKAYGPPTIRLDGKIQPFEGLETLSPSESRDLCFSMMSHEQIARFEHRLSIDLAFAVADACRVRANVYQQRGTVSGVFRLIPINKPQLEELWPEDPQTPKTLDGLCRVRQGLVLITGPTGCGKSTTLAAMIDRINDVRKSHIVTIEDPIEFVHDDKLSIVSQREVGIDCESFLDALRYVVRESPDIILIGEMRDPETMQTCLQAAETGHFVFSTVHTPSAAETLDRIVNMFPPQDKKLVAERLSNSLRAVMAQKLVPRSGGKGRIAAIEIMINTPTIAKLIEDAHFGEIYRAIAEGSFWGMQTMNQCLHKYVRTGLITEEDALNYAGIQSELRQMLRH
- a CDS encoding NAD(P)H-hydrate dehydratase — encoded protein: MRSIPIVTAEQMRLLERAAMTSVSSLDLMERAGEAVAGAALELITIGPVAAICGKGNNGGDALVALRLLKQRGADTTAFLIAAPIDLSDDATIQLERAQCAGVEIRQGIGPLSDYCLIIDGLLGTGARGSLASVYAEAVRAVNQSGKPVIAVDLPSGLDADTGASLGEIVRADITVALGLPKSGLYLQNGPSHCGRALIADIGLAAPTQDERIASVVLDASDLWPLHSPDAHKGHRGRVCVFGGSASMPGAPALSGISALRSGAGLVTLFVPSETRSVTAAYYPELMTKSLEDPFDANTDAAIIGPGLGESDKARAFARSLIEAISAPKAIDADGLNALAEKPPIDLMSNAVLTPHPGEAARLLKKTVEQIQSDRMQAAKELARAFNAVVVLKGACTLVAQGDELFAIPVSEPALATAGSGDVLAGLIGGLLAQGLSPLNAAIAGAWHHAKIGQNLAKTPGFGFTADDLSRALIGGPKKAQVQ